In Amycolatopsis coloradensis, one genomic interval encodes:
- a CDS encoding ABC-F family ATP-binding cassette domain-containing protein has product MSSSLTLSDVTFTWPDGAPAFKRLSLTLGTGRTGLVGTNGSGKSTLLRLLAGELRPTTGSITTPGELGYLPQNLVLDTGRRVDDVLGVTAIRAAIRAVEDGSATEEHFATIGDNWDVEERIRAILDRLGLGAVRLDRRAGELSGGELTLLGLAALLLRRPAALLLDEPTNNLDLRARELVHREVAGWGGILVVVSHDRELLRLVDRIAEVRDHEVTLYGGNLAAYEHAVEVAQEAARRHVRAAESDVKRQKRELVEAGLKLARRARYGQKMWDTKREPKGRMRKRQEDAQIAAGKYRNLHTDRLEGAVEALRAAEELVREDAEIRVELPETTVPRGTDVLRIDAVPQFGPAVDLHVMGPERIALVGPNGSGKTTLLRTIAGELPPKSGEVGLFVPARLLPQRIDVLDDSMPIVDNVRLVAPSLTDNEIRARLARFLFRGKTADREVASLSGGERFRAALATLLLTEPTPRLLLLDEPTNNLDLASVRRLTEALLAYRGTLIVASHDRPFLADIGITRWLPLRD; this is encoded by the coding sequence ATGTCTTCTTCCTTGACACTTTCCGACGTCACCTTCACCTGGCCCGACGGCGCACCGGCGTTCAAGCGCCTTTCGCTCACCCTCGGCACCGGCCGCACCGGCCTGGTCGGCACCAACGGATCCGGTAAGTCCACGCTGCTCAGGCTGCTCGCCGGCGAGCTGCGGCCCACTACGGGTTCCATCACCACACCGGGTGAACTCGGCTACCTGCCGCAGAACCTCGTCCTCGACACCGGACGCCGCGTCGACGACGTGCTCGGTGTCACCGCGATCCGGGCGGCGATCAGAGCCGTCGAGGACGGTTCCGCCACCGAAGAGCACTTCGCCACCATCGGTGACAACTGGGACGTCGAGGAACGCATCCGCGCGATCCTCGACCGGCTCGGCCTGGGCGCCGTCCGCCTGGACCGGCGGGCGGGCGAGCTGTCCGGCGGCGAACTCACGCTGCTCGGGCTGGCCGCCCTGCTGCTGCGCCGTCCCGCCGCGTTGCTGCTCGACGAGCCCACGAACAACCTCGACCTGCGGGCGCGTGAACTCGTGCACCGTGAGGTCGCGGGCTGGGGCGGGATCCTCGTGGTGGTCTCGCACGATCGCGAACTGCTGCGGCTGGTCGACCGGATCGCCGAGGTCCGCGACCACGAGGTCACCCTGTACGGCGGCAACCTCGCGGCCTACGAACACGCGGTCGAGGTCGCTCAAGAGGCCGCGCGGCGGCATGTGCGCGCGGCGGAGTCGGACGTCAAACGGCAGAAGCGGGAGCTGGTCGAGGCCGGGCTCAAACTCGCCCGGCGGGCCCGCTACGGCCAGAAGATGTGGGACACCAAACGCGAACCCAAAGGGCGCATGCGCAAACGCCAGGAGGACGCGCAGATCGCCGCGGGCAAGTACCGGAACCTGCACACCGACCGGCTGGAAGGCGCCGTCGAGGCGCTGAGGGCCGCCGAGGAACTGGTGCGGGAGGACGCCGAGATCCGCGTCGAACTGCCGGAAACGACGGTCCCGCGGGGAACGGACGTGCTCCGGATCGACGCCGTGCCTCAGTTCGGACCGGCGGTGGACCTGCACGTCATGGGCCCCGAGCGGATCGCGCTCGTCGGCCCGAACGGTTCGGGGAAGACCACCCTGCTGCGGACGATCGCCGGCGAGCTCCCGCCGAAGTCGGGCGAGGTGGGGCTGTTCGTCCCCGCGAGGCTGCTCCCCCAGCGGATCGACGTACTGGACGACTCTATGCCCATTGTGGACAACGTGCGGCTCGTCGCGCCGTCACTCACGGACAACGAGATCCGCGCGAGGCTCGCGCGGTTCCTGTTCCGGGGCAAGACGGCCGACCGCGAGGTGGCGTCGCTGTCCGGCGGGGAACGGTTCCGGGCGGCGCTGGCGACGTTGCTGCTGACCGAACCGACGCCGCGGCTCCTGCTGCTCGACGAGCCGACGAACAACCTCGACCTGGCGAGCGTACGGCGGCTCACCGAGGCGCTGCTGGCCTACCGGGGCACGCTGATCGTGGCGAGCCACGACCGGCCGTTCCTCGCCGACATCGGCATCACCCGGTGGCTCCCCCTCCGCGATTAG
- a CDS encoding dihydrofolate reductase family protein, whose protein sequence is MIERPHVLLSAAVSLDGYLDDTSDTRLVLSNQEDWARVDGLRAASDAILVGANTVRADDPRLLVRSPELVAERVAAGRPGQPVKVTLTRSGSLDPAAQFFTVGDAEKLVYAPPGVVTGVKATVVELVDLRAMLADLHARGVRRLMVEGGGAIHSQFLTEGLADELHLAIAPFFVGDTRAPRFVGPGAFPRGLTLTGTTRLGDIAVLEYHATPEPSEVDILRLREAIALAENCPPRTFRVGAVIAAADGEVISTGFSGDGDPANHAEEAALAKLEPGDPRLAEATMYTSLEPCSSRTSHPRSCTQLILDAGIPRVVFAWREPSVFVDCVGAETLEEAGRRVIEVPALAADVRRANTHIPGVRP, encoded by the coding sequence GTGATCGAACGCCCTCATGTCCTGCTGTCCGCCGCGGTCTCGCTCGACGGCTACCTCGACGACACGAGCGACACCCGGCTGGTGCTGTCGAACCAGGAGGACTGGGCCAGGGTGGACGGGCTGCGCGCCGCGTCGGACGCGATCCTGGTCGGCGCGAACACGGTGCGCGCGGACGATCCGCGGTTGCTGGTGCGCTCGCCGGAGCTGGTCGCGGAACGGGTCGCGGCGGGTCGTCCGGGGCAGCCGGTCAAGGTCACTCTCACGCGGAGCGGGTCACTCGATCCGGCGGCACAGTTCTTCACCGTCGGTGACGCCGAAAAGCTGGTCTACGCGCCGCCCGGCGTCGTCACGGGAGTGAAGGCGACCGTCGTCGAGCTGGTGGATCTGCGCGCGATGCTGGCCGACCTCCACGCGCGGGGCGTCCGGCGGCTGATGGTCGAAGGCGGCGGTGCGATCCACAGCCAGTTCCTCACCGAAGGCCTGGCCGACGAACTGCATCTGGCCATCGCGCCGTTCTTCGTCGGCGACACGCGCGCGCCGCGGTTCGTCGGCCCGGGGGCCTTCCCGCGCGGGCTGACGCTGACCGGAACGACGAGGCTGGGTGACATCGCCGTCCTGGAGTACCACGCGACCCCGGAACCGTCCGAAGTGGACATTCTGCGGCTGCGCGAGGCCATCGCCCTGGCCGAGAACTGCCCGCCGCGCACGTTCCGCGTCGGCGCGGTCATCGCCGCGGCCGACGGTGAAGTGATCTCCACCGGTTTTTCGGGCGACGGCGATCCCGCCAACCATGCCGAAGAAGCCGCCCTCGCCAAACTCGAACCGGGAGATCCGAGGCTGGCGGAGGCGACGATGTACACATCGCTGGAGCCGTGCAGCTCGCGGACGTCACATCCGCGAAGCTGCACCCAGCTCATCCTCGACGCCGGCATCCCGCGCGTCGTCTTCGCCTGGCGCGAGCCGTCGGTGTTCGTCGACTGCGTCGGCGCCGAAACGCTGGAGGAGGCCGGACGCCGGGTGATCGAGGTACCTGCCCTCGCCGCCGACGTCCGCCGCGCGAACACCCACATCCCGGGTGTCCGCCCCTGA
- the cobN gene encoding cobaltochelatase subunit CobN has product MILLLSTSDTDLLSARSSEADYRLANPARLDLAELPALLDGAPIVVVRILGSERSWQEGLDTVRASGAHVVVLGGEQTPDAQLMKLSTVPAGTAAEAHAYLAQGGPENLNQLHRFLSDTLLLTGDGFEPPAVQPLWGVLEREPKSPEGPVVAILYYRAHHLSGNTEFVHALSDAVEDAGGRALPIHCASLRTREPEMMAELAKADALLVTVLAAGGTRPSEVGAGGDDEAWDVAEMAALDIPILQALCLTSDRETWSANDDGLSPLDAGNQMAVPEFDGRLITVPFSFKEIDDDGLPKYVPDAERASRVAKIALAHARLRHTPPPERRIALMLSAYPTKHSRVGNAVGLDTPASAIELLRRMRDQGYDLGEDPFPGVEPTGTDQPDGDALIHALIAAGGQDPEWLTEEQLSGNPIRVPADKYRQWFAELPAELREGMEEHWGPAPGELYVDNGDIVLASLQSGNVILMIQPPRGFGENPVAIYHNPDLPPSHHYLAAYRWLEEEFGAHAVVHLGKHGSLEWLPGKTAGLSDSCAPDAVLGNLPLIYPFLINDPGEGAQAKRRAHATIVDHLIPPMARAESYGDMARLEQLLDEHANIAAMDPAKLPAVRAQIWTLIQAAKLDHDLGVEERPHDAEFDDFLLHIDGWLCEVKDAQIRDGLHILGAAPVGEARINLVLAMLRAQQMWGGKQGAVPGLRSALGLKENSDAPLSEVDAIEQKARSLVEAMEARDWSPGAVAEVVADVPEHQEVARVLTFAATEIVPRLAGTGAEIDAVLHALDGGYIPAGPSGSPLRGLINVLPTGRNFYTVDPKAIPSRLAWETGQALADSLLRRYREDTGDWPRSVGLSVWGTSAMRTSGDDAAEVLALLGVQPIWDEASRRVTGIEAIPLAELGRPRIDVTVRISGFFRDAFPHVITLLDDAVRLVANLDEPDDENFVRAHTRADLAAHGDERRATTRIFGSKPGAYGAGLLPLMDSGNWRDDKDLAEVYAVWGGFAYGRDLDGRPAREDMENSYKRIVVAAKNTDTREHDIADSDDYFQYHGGMIATVRALTGTAPASYVGDSTTPDAVRTRTLGEETARVFRARVVNPRWLAAMRKHGYKGAFELAATVDYLFGFDATAGVVGDWMYEKLTESYVLDEVNQEFLRQANPWALRGIIERLNEAADRGLWAEPDADLLAQLREVYLSLEGDLES; this is encoded by the coding sequence GTGATCCTGCTTCTGTCCACTTCGGACACCGACCTGCTCAGCGCCCGGTCCAGCGAGGCCGACTACCGGCTGGCGAACCCCGCCCGGCTCGATCTGGCCGAGCTGCCCGCCCTGCTCGACGGCGCCCCGATCGTCGTCGTCCGGATCCTCGGCTCCGAACGCAGCTGGCAGGAAGGGCTCGACACGGTCCGCGCGAGCGGCGCGCACGTGGTGGTCCTCGGTGGTGAGCAGACACCGGACGCGCAGCTCATGAAGCTGTCGACGGTCCCGGCGGGCACGGCGGCGGAGGCGCACGCGTACCTCGCGCAGGGCGGGCCGGAGAACCTCAACCAGCTGCACCGCTTCCTGAGCGACACGCTCCTTCTGACGGGTGACGGCTTCGAACCGCCCGCCGTGCAGCCGCTGTGGGGTGTCCTGGAGCGCGAGCCGAAGAGCCCCGAGGGCCCGGTCGTCGCGATCCTCTACTACCGGGCGCATCACCTGTCCGGCAACACCGAGTTCGTCCACGCTCTCTCCGACGCCGTCGAGGACGCCGGGGGCCGCGCGCTCCCGATCCACTGCGCGTCCCTGCGCACCCGCGAGCCGGAGATGATGGCCGAGCTGGCCAAAGCCGACGCGCTCCTGGTCACCGTGCTGGCCGCCGGCGGCACCCGGCCGTCCGAGGTCGGCGCGGGCGGCGACGACGAGGCGTGGGACGTCGCCGAGATGGCCGCGCTCGACATCCCGATCCTCCAAGCCCTGTGCCTGACCAGCGACCGCGAGACGTGGTCCGCGAACGACGACGGCCTCTCCCCGCTCGACGCGGGCAACCAGATGGCCGTCCCCGAGTTCGACGGCCGTCTCATCACCGTCCCGTTCTCGTTCAAGGAGATCGACGACGACGGCCTCCCCAAGTACGTGCCGGACGCCGAGCGCGCTTCACGGGTCGCCAAGATCGCGCTCGCGCACGCCCGGCTGCGCCACACTCCCCCGCCGGAGCGCCGTATCGCGCTGATGCTGTCCGCGTATCCGACGAAGCACTCCCGCGTCGGCAACGCCGTCGGCCTCGACACGCCCGCGTCCGCGATCGAACTGCTGCGCCGCATGCGCGACCAGGGTTACGACCTCGGCGAGGACCCGTTCCCCGGCGTCGAGCCCACCGGCACCGACCAGCCCGACGGCGACGCGCTGATCCACGCGCTCATCGCCGCGGGCGGCCAGGATCCGGAGTGGCTCACCGAGGAACAGCTGTCCGGCAACCCGATCCGCGTGCCCGCCGACAAGTACCGCCAGTGGTTCGCCGAACTGCCCGCGGAGCTGCGCGAGGGCATGGAGGAGCACTGGGGTCCTGCCCCCGGCGAGCTCTATGTGGACAACGGCGACATCGTCCTGGCGTCGCTGCAGTCCGGCAACGTCATCCTGATGATCCAGCCGCCGCGCGGATTCGGCGAGAACCCGGTGGCGATCTACCACAACCCGGACCTCCCGCCGAGCCACCACTACCTGGCCGCGTACCGCTGGCTGGAGGAGGAGTTCGGCGCGCACGCCGTCGTCCACCTCGGCAAACACGGTTCGCTGGAATGGCTTCCCGGCAAGACCGCGGGTCTCTCTGACTCGTGCGCGCCGGACGCCGTCCTGGGTAATCTGCCGCTGATCTACCCGTTCTTGATTAACGATCCCGGCGAGGGCGCGCAGGCCAAACGGCGCGCGCACGCCACGATCGTCGACCACCTGATCCCGCCGATGGCCCGCGCCGAGAGCTACGGCGACATGGCCCGCCTGGAACAGCTCCTCGACGAGCACGCCAACATCGCCGCGATGGACCCGGCCAAGCTGCCCGCGGTCCGCGCGCAGATCTGGACGCTGATCCAGGCGGCGAAACTCGACCACGACCTCGGTGTCGAGGAACGCCCGCACGACGCCGAGTTCGACGACTTCCTGCTGCACATCGACGGCTGGCTGTGCGAGGTCAAGGACGCGCAGATCCGCGACGGCCTGCACATCCTCGGCGCCGCGCCGGTCGGTGAAGCGCGGATCAACCTCGTACTCGCGATGCTGCGGGCCCAGCAGATGTGGGGCGGCAAACAGGGCGCGGTCCCCGGTCTGCGTTCCGCCTTGGGGCTCAAGGAGAACAGCGACGCACCACTGTCCGAAGTGGACGCCATCGAGCAGAAGGCGCGGTCGCTCGTCGAGGCGATGGAGGCCAGGGACTGGTCCCCCGGCGCGGTCGCCGAGGTCGTCGCCGACGTGCCGGAACACCAGGAGGTCGCCCGTGTGCTGACCTTCGCCGCCACCGAGATCGTGCCGCGGCTGGCGGGCACCGGCGCCGAGATCGACGCCGTGCTCCACGCGCTCGACGGCGGCTACATCCCGGCCGGGCCCAGCGGTTCTCCCCTGCGTGGCCTGATCAACGTCCTGCCGACCGGCCGCAACTTCTACACCGTGGACCCGAAGGCCATCCCGAGCCGTCTCGCCTGGGAGACCGGGCAGGCGCTCGCGGACTCGCTTCTCCGCCGCTACAGGGAGGACACGGGCGACTGGCCGCGTTCGGTCGGTCTCTCGGTGTGGGGCACGTCGGCCATGCGCACGTCGGGTGACGACGCGGCGGAAGTCCTTGCGCTGCTGGGTGTCCAGCCGATCTGGGACGAGGCGTCGCGACGGGTCACCGGCATCGAGGCCATCCCGCTCGCCGAACTCGGCCGCCCGCGTATCGACGTCACGGTGCGGATCAGCGGGTTCTTCCGCGACGCCTTCCCGCACGTGATCACCTTGCTGGACGACGCCGTCCGCCTGGTGGCGAATCTCGACGAGCCGGACGACGAGAACTTCGTGCGCGCCCACACCCGCGCGGATCTGGCCGCGCACGGGGACGAACGCCGGGCCACCACGAGGATCTTCGGCTCCAAGCCCGGCGCGTACGGCGCAGGCCTGCTGCCGCTGATGGATTCCGGGAACTGGCGCGACGACAAGGATCTCGCCGAGGTCTACGCGGTCTGGGGCGGCTTCGCCTACGGCCGCGACCTCGACGGCAGGCCCGCGCGCGAGGACATGGAGAACTCGTACAAGCGGATCGTGGTCGCGGCCAAGAACACCGACACCCGTGAGCATGACATCGCCGATTCCGACGACTATTTCCAGTATCACGGCGGGATGATCGCGACGGTCCGTGCGCTGACCGGGACCGCGCCCGCGTCCTACGTCGGCGACAGCACCACCCCGGACGCGGTCCGCACGCGCACCCTCGGCGAGGAGACCGCCCGTGTCTTCCGGGCCCGCGTGGTCAACCCGCGCTGGCTGGCGGCGATGCGCAAGCACGGCTACAAGGGAGCTTTCGAGCTGGCGGCGACCGTCGACTACCTCTTCGGTTTCGACGCCACCGCCGGGGTGGTCGGCGACTGGATGTACGAAAAGCTCACCGAGTCCTACGTGCTCGACGAGGTCAACCAGGAGTTCCTGCGCCAGGCCAACCCGTGGGCGCTGCGCGGCATCATCGAGCGGCTGAACGAGGCGGCCGATCGGGGGCTGTGGGCGGAGCCGGACGCCGATCTTTTGGCTCAGCTGCGCGAGGTCTACCTATCGCTGGAGGGGGATCTCGAGTCCTGA
- a CDS encoding helix-turn-helix transcriptional regulator, which produces MSEVVYNRIAMLRAERGISRRELADALGVHYQTIGYLERGEYSPSLYLALRIAEFFEVAVEIIFSTAPFPRIGDSSSERSA; this is translated from the coding sequence ATGAGCGAGGTCGTTTACAACCGGATCGCGATGTTGCGGGCGGAAAGGGGCATTTCCCGCCGCGAACTCGCCGATGCGCTGGGCGTGCACTACCAGACCATCGGCTACCTCGAACGCGGCGAGTACAGCCCGAGCCTCTACCTCGCACTGCGGATCGCGGAGTTCTTCGAGGTGGCGGTGGAGATCATCTTCTCCACCGCCCCGTTCCCGCGGATAGGTGACTCTTCGTCGGAGCGGTCGGCGTGA
- a CDS encoding ABC transporter permease, producing MNTIQHSVRLGVRRGWLEARQMMTNREDLFNTFLFPAIFVIVMFFMRGAKLPGTEFSLGAATVPSVLGASIVFSGMLGMAGVLAVEREDGTLLRAKATPNGMIGYLVGKVVTVSLNTVIGMLLVLIPSLILFDGIAPGGLTSWLGLLWVLVLGLLATMPIGAIFGSLTSNARSIGLIMLPTLGIGAISGIFYPITALPEWLQYLGQVFPMYWLGLGMRSALLPDSTVIIEIGQSWRPWETLGVLSVWAVIGLTLAPVVLRRMARRESGSSVAARREKAMQRIG from the coding sequence ATGAACACGATTCAGCACAGTGTCCGGCTGGGCGTCCGGCGCGGCTGGCTCGAAGCCCGCCAGATGATGACCAACCGGGAAGACCTCTTCAACACCTTCCTCTTCCCGGCGATCTTCGTGATCGTCATGTTCTTCATGCGCGGCGCGAAACTGCCGGGCACGGAGTTCTCGCTCGGCGCCGCCACCGTGCCGAGCGTGCTGGGCGCGTCGATCGTGTTCAGCGGCATGCTCGGGATGGCGGGAGTCCTCGCCGTCGAACGTGAAGACGGCACGCTCCTGCGCGCCAAGGCCACCCCGAACGGCATGATCGGCTACCTCGTCGGCAAGGTCGTCACGGTGTCGTTGAACACCGTCATCGGAATGCTGCTGGTACTGATCCCCAGTCTGATCCTGTTCGACGGCATCGCGCCCGGCGGGCTGACCTCGTGGCTGGGCCTGCTGTGGGTGCTGGTGCTCGGTCTGCTCGCCACCATGCCGATCGGCGCGATCTTCGGCTCGCTGACCTCGAACGCGCGCAGCATCGGGCTGATCATGCTGCCGACACTGGGGATCGGCGCGATCTCGGGGATCTTCTACCCGATCACCGCCCTGCCGGAATGGCTGCAGTACCTCGGGCAGGTGTTCCCGATGTACTGGCTCGGCCTCGGCATGCGGTCGGCGCTGCTGCCGGACTCGACGGTGATCATCGAGATCGGCCAGTCCTGGCGGCCATGGGAGACCCTCGGCGTGCTGTCGGTGTGGGCCGTGATCGGATTGACGCTGGCCCCGGTCGTCCTGCGGCGCATGGCGCGACGCGAGTCCGGGTCCTCGGTGGCGGCACGACGGGAAAAGGCGATGCAGCGAATTGGCTAG
- a CDS encoding ABC transporter ATP-binding protein yields MRDPHDVMISVKDLRMRYGTNDVLHGVDFTAHRGEVICLLGPNGAGKTTTIEILEGFRMRSEGEVSVLGTDPAHADENWRARLGVVLQAWRDHAKWRVRELLEHLGGYYAPYSTDRIKRPWDPDELVAAVGLTEHADKKVRMLSGGQRRRLDVAIGIVGRPELLFLDEPTAGLDPEARREFHELVHRLTDDDDTTILLTTHDLDEAEKLADRILILNHGRIVADGSADALSRQIAGEAEVRWTLDGQRFVHSTTESTKYVHELFKQHGDAIGDLEVRRASLEDTYMTLVRKAESLEAVGAR; encoded by the coding sequence ATGAGAGATCCACACGACGTGATGATCTCCGTCAAAGATCTCCGGATGCGATACGGCACGAACGACGTTCTCCACGGCGTCGACTTCACCGCGCACCGCGGCGAGGTGATCTGCCTGCTCGGCCCGAACGGGGCGGGCAAGACCACGACGATCGAGATCCTCGAAGGCTTCCGGATGCGGTCGGAGGGCGAGGTCAGCGTGCTGGGCACCGACCCGGCGCACGCGGACGAGAACTGGAGGGCGCGGCTGGGGGTCGTCCTCCAGGCCTGGCGCGACCACGCGAAATGGCGGGTGCGCGAGCTGCTGGAGCACCTGGGCGGCTACTACGCGCCGTACTCCACGGACCGCATCAAGCGGCCGTGGGATCCGGACGAGCTGGTCGCCGCGGTCGGCCTGACCGAGCACGCGGACAAGAAGGTCCGGATGCTCTCGGGCGGGCAGCGGCGACGGCTCGACGTCGCGATCGGCATCGTCGGCCGTCCGGAACTGCTGTTCCTCGACGAGCCGACCGCCGGACTGGACCCGGAGGCGCGGCGCGAGTTCCACGAACTCGTGCACCGGCTGACCGATGACGACGACACGACGATCCTGCTGACCACGCACGACCTCGACGAGGCCGAGAAGCTGGCCGACCGGATCCTGATCCTGAACCACGGCCGCATCGTGGCCGACGGTTCGGCCGACGCGCTGAGCAGACAGATCGCCGGCGAGGCCGAGGTGCGCTGGACGCTGGACGGCCAGCGGTTCGTGCACTCCACGACCGAATCGACGAAGTACGTGCACGAACTGTTCAAGCAGCACGGGGACGCCATCGGCGATCTGGAGGTCCGGCGGGCGTCGCTCGAGGACACGTACATGACCTTGGTCCGCAAGGCCGAGTCCCTGGAGGCGGTGGGCGCGCGATGA
- a CDS encoding precorrin-3B synthase — MSTSARVRADACPGVFATHDAADGPLARIRLPGGAITSAQVGALADAADDLGDGALHLTSRGNVQLRGVTRPGLAGRLTAAGLLPSPSHERVRNILASPLSDTAQKLASALDKALCAAPELAELPGRFLFALDGGQGDVAGEGADVCWRDGAVLLAGEDTGLRVAAEHAVESLLSVARAFLRTRGTAWRVSELADTEPLLKGIPGETTEPRKFEVNPGLPIGPIGDAIGVAPVFGRLTSAQARKIAKAGNAVVTPWRSILVLGSLEANAGLITDPDAPSLGISACIGHPGCAKSLADVRADAARVGWIPRAHFAGCERRCGKPAREHVDVLATEDGYLVDGAFVPVGELAKALAEKDSAELKGQQ, encoded by the coding sequence ATGTCCACGAGCGCCCGTGTCCGAGCCGACGCGTGCCCTGGTGTCTTCGCCACACACGACGCGGCCGACGGTCCGCTCGCCCGGATCCGGCTGCCCGGCGGCGCCATCACCTCGGCCCAGGTCGGCGCGCTCGCGGATGCCGCCGACGACCTCGGGGACGGCGCCCTCCACCTGACCTCCCGCGGCAACGTGCAGCTGCGCGGCGTCACCCGGCCAGGTCTCGCTGGCAGGCTCACCGCGGCCGGGCTGCTGCCTTCGCCGTCGCACGAACGCGTCCGCAACATCCTCGCGTCGCCGTTGAGCGATACCGCGCAAAAGCTGGCCTCGGCCCTCGACAAGGCGCTGTGCGCGGCTCCTGAGCTGGCCGAACTCCCGGGACGCTTCCTCTTCGCCCTCGACGGCGGCCAAGGCGACGTCGCCGGTGAGGGCGCCGACGTCTGCTGGCGCGACGGCGCCGTGCTGCTCGCCGGCGAAGACACCGGTCTGCGGGTCGCCGCGGAGCACGCCGTCGAGTCGCTGCTCTCCGTCGCGCGAGCGTTCCTTCGAACGCGGGGAACGGCTTGGCGGGTGAGCGAACTTGCCGACACCGAGCCGCTGCTCAAGGGCATACCGGGGGAAACGACGGAACCGCGAAAGTTCGAGGTAAACCCGGGCCTCCCGATCGGGCCGATCGGCGACGCGATCGGGGTCGCCCCGGTCTTCGGCAGGCTCACCTCGGCTCAGGCGCGCAAGATCGCGAAGGCCGGAAACGCCGTGGTCACCCCGTGGCGGTCGATCCTGGTCCTCGGCTCCCTGGAAGCGAACGCGGGGCTGATCACCGATCCGGACGCGCCGTCGCTCGGGATCAGTGCCTGCATCGGGCATCCGGGCTGTGCCAAGTCGCTCGCCGACGTGCGGGCCGACGCGGCGCGGGTCGGGTGGATCCCGCGAGCCCATTTCGCCGGTTGTGAACGGCGCTGCGGCAAACCCGCGCGCGAGCACGTCGACGTGCTCGCGACGGAGGACGGTTATCTGGTCGACGGGGCCTTCGTCCCGGTCGGCGAGCTGGCGAAGGCGTTGGCGGAGAAGGACAGTGCCGAATTGAAGGGGCAGCAGTGA
- a CDS encoding precorrin-8X methylmutase, translated as MIDYIRDGAEIYRHSFATIREEADLAILPDDVAVLAVRMIHACGMVDLVDDLRYSLDVVESGRAALEAGAPILCDANMIASGVTRKRLPAANEVLCTLSDPKVPGLAERMGTTRSAAALELWRDKLPGSVVAIGNAPTALFRLLELLEEGVGAPAAIIGVPVGFIGAAESKVELAKRAPAPYLVVHGRRGGSAMAVAAINAMASEVE; from the coding sequence GTGATCGACTACATCCGGGACGGGGCCGAGATCTACCGGCATTCGTTCGCCACCATCCGTGAGGAGGCGGATCTCGCGATCCTGCCCGACGACGTCGCGGTGCTGGCCGTGCGGATGATCCACGCCTGCGGGATGGTCGACCTGGTCGACGATCTCCGCTACAGCCTGGACGTGGTGGAATCCGGCCGCGCCGCGCTCGAAGCGGGAGCGCCGATCCTGTGTGACGCGAACATGATCGCCTCCGGGGTGACCCGCAAACGTTTGCCTGCCGCCAACGAGGTGCTGTGCACGCTGTCCGATCCGAAGGTGCCGGGGCTGGCCGAGCGGATGGGTACCACCCGGTCCGCGGCCGCGCTGGAGCTGTGGCGCGACAAGCTGCCCGGTTCGGTGGTGGCGATCGGCAACGCGCCCACCGCGTTGTTCCGCCTGCTGGAACTGCTCGAAGAGGGCGTCGGCGCCCCGGCGGCGATCATCGGGGTCCCGGTGGGCTTCATCGGCGCAGCCGAGTCCAAAGTGGAGCTCGCGAAGCGGGCACCCGCGCCGTACCTGGTGGTGCACGGACGCCGTGGCGGCAGCGCGATGGCCGTCGCCGCGATCAACGCGATGGCGAGTGAGGTCGAATGA